Proteins from one Novosphingobium pentaromativorans US6-1 genomic window:
- a CDS encoding SDR family NAD(P)-dependent oxidoreductase has product MLPLEGKRIAVTGAAGGIGTPVASLLRKAGAHVTGIDRVESDACDASIVTDLSDEIALARLAERLAGDCPDILVNIAGVMRFGLHQSQPIDALSLCYRINLLVPAVLARAVAAPMQGRGSGQIVNIGSVLGAIPYPWFAAYSSSKAGLAALSQGLRRELMGSGVTVTHINPRAARTAFNNGEVNRFLEVTGMKADAPDWVARRIVSAIVEKRETVSFGALERIYAALNAISPRLIDNGLAGQIRKARAEFC; this is encoded by the coding sequence ATGTTGCCGCTTGAAGGCAAGCGCATTGCCGTCACCGGCGCTGCCGGGGGTATCGGGACGCCAGTCGCGTCGCTTCTTCGTAAGGCGGGAGCGCACGTTACCGGAATCGACCGCGTCGAGAGCGATGCTTGCGATGCCAGCATCGTCACCGATCTGTCCGACGAAATTGCCCTTGCCCGCCTTGCCGAACGTCTGGCCGGCGATTGCCCGGATATCCTTGTCAACATCGCCGGGGTCATGCGCTTCGGCCTGCACCAGAGCCAACCGATCGACGCGCTGTCCTTGTGCTATCGCATCAACCTGCTTGTGCCGGCGGTACTTGCCCGGGCCGTGGCCGCGCCGATGCAGGGGCGAGGGAGCGGGCAGATCGTCAATATCGGCTCGGTGCTGGGCGCAATCCCTTATCCCTGGTTCGCGGCTTATTCGAGCAGCAAGGCAGGCCTTGCAGCGCTCAGCCAGGGACTTCGGCGCGAACTCATGGGCAGCGGGGTCACCGTAACCCACATCAACCCGCGCGCCGCGCGCACCGCCTTCAACAACGGCGAGGTCAACCGCTTCCTCGAAGTGACCGGGATGAAAGCAGACGCGCCCGACTGGGTGGCCCGGCGGATCGTCTCGGCCATCGTCGAGAAGCGTGAGACAGTTTCGTTCGGCGCGCTGGAGCGCATCTACGCCGCCCTCAATGCCATTTCGCCGCGGCTGATCGACAACGGTCTTGCCGGGCAGATCCGCAAGGCCCGGGCCGAGTTCTGCTGA
- a CDS encoding AMP-binding protein yields the protein MTGLLTTLRAHAEADPCGIALDPIIAAPVTWKELAERVAKSAEELRRHLVPAHPYVMRLDHGTETAILELALLEAGIPVLSLPAFFTDEQVRHAVSACGAEDETLSGPQPAPSLLPRLTARVTFTSGSTGTPKGVCLSAGHMLTVAASVVDALGSAHAGRHCALLPPGILLETIAGFFATMLAGGTYVCPPQREAGLGDPFRPDFAAMVAHLADWRITSLILVPEYLAGLVAVLERSGQRLPDLTLVAVGGARVPVELLQRARALGLPVRQGYGLTECGSVVSLEGAGESVDGSVGRPLGHMRAAIASDGEIVLEGDMFLGTIGEPRAPGPLATGDIGRIDDQGRIWVEGRKSAMIVTSYGRNIAPEWVEAALMMQPEIAQALIHGDGAPAPEALLVPASADADLAEAVAAANRRLPAYAHVAAWREAAPFTPANGMLTGNGRLRRKAIARTWLEGEPSFFDELEAATWRDRLRFLTIPQVRAGLAGTISRRTYLDYLTQAYHHVRHTVPLMQAARARLLDRPALVTALDEYIEEETGHEEWILADIAAAGGDADKARSCSPSAATQAMVEHAYARIREGNAACFFGMVYVLESVSVALAQRGASAVAANLGLPPEAFTYLTSHGALDQDHMTFFAALVNGLDAPNDREAITAMAREMFALFGAMFAAIAMENQHVAA from the coding sequence ATGACTGGCCTGCTCACGACACTACGCGCTCACGCCGAGGCAGATCCATGCGGCATCGCGCTGGATCCGATCATCGCGGCGCCTGTCACCTGGAAGGAACTGGCGGAGCGCGTTGCGAAGAGTGCGGAAGAGCTACGTCGGCACCTTGTTCCAGCCCATCCATACGTGATGCGCCTCGATCATGGCACCGAGACGGCCATTCTCGAACTGGCGCTTCTCGAAGCCGGAATTCCCGTCCTATCTCTCCCCGCCTTCTTTACGGACGAACAGGTCCGTCATGCCGTTTCCGCCTGCGGTGCCGAAGATGAAACTCTATCCGGGCCGCAGCCCGCGCCGTCATTACTGCCCCGTCTGACGGCGCGGGTTACCTTCACTTCCGGATCGACCGGCACGCCCAAGGGGGTTTGCCTTTCGGCCGGACACATGCTCACAGTTGCTGCATCGGTGGTCGATGCGCTTGGGAGCGCCCATGCAGGTCGCCACTGCGCACTGCTACCTCCGGGGATCCTGCTCGAGACGATTGCGGGTTTCTTCGCGACCATGCTGGCCGGCGGGACATACGTCTGTCCGCCCCAGCGCGAAGCCGGTCTTGGCGATCCCTTCCGCCCCGACTTCGCGGCCATGGTCGCGCACCTTGCCGATTGGCGGATCACTTCACTGATTCTCGTCCCGGAATACCTCGCGGGGCTCGTCGCGGTTCTCGAACGCTCTGGACAGCGCCTGCCCGACCTGACGCTGGTGGCGGTCGGCGGCGCGCGGGTACCGGTCGAACTCCTGCAAAGGGCCCGCGCTCTCGGCTTGCCGGTCCGGCAGGGTTACGGGCTCACCGAATGCGGCTCGGTCGTCTCGCTCGAAGGCGCAGGCGAAAGCGTGGATGGTTCGGTCGGACGCCCGCTTGGCCATATGCGCGCAGCGATCGCGAGCGATGGGGAGATCGTGCTTGAAGGAGACATGTTCCTCGGCACGATCGGAGAGCCACGCGCTCCAGGTCCGCTGGCCACTGGCGACATCGGCCGGATCGACGATCAGGGCCGGATCTGGGTCGAGGGCCGCAAGTCGGCGATGATCGTCACCAGCTACGGCCGCAACATTGCCCCCGAATGGGTCGAGGCGGCCCTGATGATGCAACCGGAAATCGCGCAGGCGCTTATCCATGGCGATGGCGCCCCCGCGCCTGAGGCCCTGCTGGTGCCGGCATCGGCCGACGCGGATCTTGCCGAAGCTGTCGCCGCCGCGAACCGAAGGCTGCCGGCTTATGCCCACGTTGCCGCCTGGCGCGAAGCGGCGCCGTTCACGCCAGCCAATGGCATGCTCACCGGCAACGGACGCCTGCGCCGCAAGGCCATCGCCCGGACATGGCTCGAAGGGGAACCGTCCTTCTTCGATGAGCTGGAAGCTGCAACATGGCGCGATCGCCTGCGCTTCCTGACAATCCCGCAAGTGCGCGCCGGGCTCGCCGGAACGATCTCGCGGCGCACATACCTCGATTACCTGACCCAGGCCTACCATCACGTACGCCATACCGTTCCGCTGATGCAGGCGGCACGCGCACGCCTGCTTGACCGGCCCGCGCTCGTCACTGCACTCGACGAATATATCGAAGAGGAGACCGGGCACGAGGAGTGGATCCTGGCGGATATAGCTGCGGCCGGGGGCGATGCCGACAAGGCCCGCAGCTGCAGCCCCAGCGCGGCAACGCAGGCCATGGTCGAGCACGCCTACGCCCGGATTCGCGAAGGCAATGCCGCCTGCTTCTTCGGCATGGTCTATGTGCTGGAAAGCGTTAGCGTGGCCCTTGCCCAGCGCGGTGCCAGTGCAGTCGCCGCGAATCTCGGACTGCCACCCGAAGCCTTCACCTACCTCACATCGCACGGGGCCCTCGACCAGGACCACATGACTTTCTTTGCCGCGCTAGTGAACGGGCTCGACGCACCCAATGACCGCGAGGCGATCACCGCGATGGCGCGCGAGATGTTCGCCTTGTTCGGAGCGATGTTCGCCGCGATTGCCATGGAGAACCAGCATGTTGCCGCTTGA
- a CDS encoding thermostable hemolysin, which yields MSQTSPIDLVRRRFMEAHGANVQAGYGAFLQVSHQNAAHAALGYRRACEETLFLERYLDCPVEHCLSLALQRTVERTSVIEIGNLAADDAFAMVALWGMAANDLGANCEIAVATLTAPLRRMFERLGVTLHVLAKADPKRAGDPRAWGSYYASDPMVCAGFIALGQTAISAFLARRRKVAA from the coding sequence ATGTCGCAGACATCGCCGATTGATCTGGTCCGCAGGCGCTTCATGGAAGCGCACGGAGCGAACGTGCAGGCCGGATATGGTGCATTCCTGCAGGTCTCGCACCAAAATGCGGCCCACGCCGCGCTCGGTTATCGCCGAGCGTGTGAGGAGACCCTGTTCCTCGAGCGCTATCTGGACTGCCCGGTAGAGCATTGCCTGTCGCTTGCGCTTCAGCGGACGGTCGAGAGAACCAGCGTGATCGAGATCGGCAATCTTGCTGCCGACGATGCCTTCGCCATGGTCGCACTCTGGGGCATGGCGGCCAACGACCTGGGGGCGAACTGCGAGATCGCGGTCGCTACCCTTACCGCACCGCTGCGCCGCATGTTCGAGCGGCTCGGCGTGACGCTGCACGTCCTCGCCAAGGCCGACCCGAAGCGCGCCGGCGATCCACGGGCCTGGGGCAGCTATTATGCGAGCGACCCGATGGTATGCGCCGGCTTCATCGCCCTGGGGCAAACCGCAATTTCTGCTTTCCTTGCCCGTCGTCGCAAGGTCGCCGCATGA